One genomic window of Azospirillum sp. TSH100 includes the following:
- a CDS encoding bifunctional precorrin-2 dehydrogenase/sirohydrochlorin ferrochelatase: MIPLALDPARVVIALAGNGPLAVRRLTQLREGGADPQVFSPEPDGELAALAGDRLVRALPEAADLDKVGVLYVMGLGPDTETVLAELARQRRVLVNVEDVIPLCDFHSPSVVRRGDLVMTISTGGRSPTLASLLRQRLEDLFPEEWAERLRKIAELRNRRRAEGASMSEVARESRELIDREKWLP; the protein is encoded by the coding sequence ATGATTCCGCTGGCGCTCGACCCGGCGCGGGTGGTGATCGCGCTGGCCGGCAACGGCCCGCTCGCGGTGCGCCGCCTGACGCAGCTGCGCGAGGGCGGGGCGGACCCGCAGGTCTTTTCACCGGAACCGGACGGGGAATTGGCTGCACTCGCCGGCGACCGTCTGGTACGGGCTCTGCCGGAGGCCGCCGATCTGGACAAGGTCGGTGTGCTCTATGTGATGGGGCTGGGGCCGGACACCGAGACGGTGCTGGCCGAGCTGGCGCGTCAGCGCCGCGTGCTGGTCAATGTCGAGGACGTCATCCCGTTGTGTGATTTCCACTCCCCCTCCGTGGTGCGGCGTGGCGATCTGGTGATGACGATCTCCACCGGCGGCCGCAGCCCGACGCTCGCCAGCCTGCTGCGCCAGCGGCTGGAGGACCTGTTTCCGGAGGAGTGGGCGGAGCGGCTGCGCAAGATCGCCGAGCTTCGCAACCGCCGCCGGGCGGAAGGGGCGTCGATGTCGGAGGTCGCCCGCGAGAGCCGCGAACTGATCGACCGGGAAAAATGGCTGCCGTGA
- a CDS encoding DUF2188 domain-containing protein yields MSKGQHVVPNGSKWSVRRAGALRASGIYDTQQEAINRAREMAQKQKTELYIHGRDGRIRDRISFGNDPYPPKG; encoded by the coding sequence ATGTCCAAAGGACAGCATGTCGTACCGAATGGAAGCAAGTGGAGCGTCCGGCGCGCCGGAGCCCTGCGTGCGTCCGGTATATACGATACTCAACAGGAAGCGATAAATCGCGCCAGGGAGATGGCGCAAAAGCAAAAGACCGAGCTTTATATACACGGCCGTGACGGTCGGATTCGTGATCGGATTTCATTTGGGAACGATCCATATCCACCAAAGGGATAA
- the cysD gene encoding sulfate adenylyltransferase subunit CysD, whose protein sequence is MSADLDQLENQSIYILREAYNRIDKLAMLWSIGKDSNALLWLCRKAFFGRIPFPVVQLDTAMELPEVYEFRDRITKEWNLDLKVEQCPPEEEMDQTLPPLTRAAARKTEGLKNLLRDHAYQGVMVGIRRDEQATRAKERVFSPRSLEGDWDVKDQPAEFWDHYKTRFPEGVHVRIHPLLAWTELDIWRYSQREGIPIVPLYFARDGKRYRSLGEKNITFPVDSNASTIDEIIAELQVTRIPERAGRAMDNESEDSFERLRSVGYM, encoded by the coding sequence ATGAGCGCCGATCTCGACCAGCTCGAAAACCAGAGCATCTATATTCTGCGCGAAGCCTACAACCGCATCGACAAGCTCGCGATGCTCTGGTCGATCGGCAAGGACAGCAACGCGCTGCTCTGGCTCTGCCGCAAGGCGTTCTTCGGCCGCATCCCCTTCCCCGTCGTGCAGCTCGACACCGCCATGGAGCTGCCGGAGGTCTATGAGTTCCGCGACCGCATCACCAAGGAATGGAACCTCGACCTCAAGGTGGAGCAGTGCCCGCCGGAGGAGGAGATGGACCAGACCCTGCCGCCGCTGACCCGCGCCGCCGCGCGCAAGACGGAAGGGTTGAAGAACCTGCTGCGCGACCATGCCTATCAGGGCGTCATGGTCGGCATCCGCCGCGACGAGCAGGCGACCCGCGCCAAGGAGCGCGTGTTCTCGCCGCGCTCGCTGGAAGGCGACTGGGACGTCAAGGACCAGCCGGCGGAGTTCTGGGACCATTACAAGACGCGCTTCCCGGAGGGCGTCCATGTCCGCATCCACCCGCTGCTGGCCTGGACCGAACTGGACATCTGGCGCTATTCGCAGCGCGAGGGAATTCCCATCGTCCCGCTGTACTTCGCCCGTGACGGCAAGCGCTATCGCTCGCTGGGCGAGAAGAACATCACCTTCCCGGTCGACAGCAATGCCTCGACCATCGACGAGATCATCGCCGAGCTTCAGGTGACCCGCATTCCGGAGCGCGCCGGCCGCGCGATGGACAACGAATCCGAAGACAGCTTCGAGCGCCTGCGCAGCGTGGGGTACATGTAA
- a CDS encoding pentapeptide repeat-containing protein: MPTATSPIASSVSFFRPDQLAEVLERHARWIKGQPGGARANLAMADLEGADLSQRDLRGARLVGARLARGRLNGTNLAGADLFGVDLRDADISRANLMQTDLRGARLRSADFSNANLKGADLRAGTLEPGGTARRGNGPDAQDAESARQIHKAALARLQNGMTAEGGIPTDLTGAVLRGANLSDADLSGAVMQNADLSGAVLTGADLTGARLNGANLSGAALDGTRFDKADMVGTRMADCDLSATRITTAQMTRPIDSMGSEIQRAIFDHERWIDSFGQRGQRADLDGTDLSRADLRNVNLSAASLRGANLSAAALTGARLMMTDLSGANLEGANLMGADLSGANLSYAVLTGADLTRVRLGPAAIKDPSGRPTGRSWAANLMGADMRGALLVGTCLVQANLSDANLDSADLDGADLAGAKLQRAMLPGRPPRRG, encoded by the coding sequence GTGCCCACAGCCACCTCACCGATCGCCTCGTCCGTGTCCTTCTTTCGGCCCGACCAACTGGCCGAGGTGCTGGAGCGGCACGCCCGCTGGATCAAGGGTCAGCCGGGTGGTGCCCGCGCCAACCTCGCCATGGCCGATCTGGAGGGGGCGGACCTGTCGCAGCGCGACCTGCGCGGCGCCCGTCTGGTGGGGGCGCGGCTGGCGCGCGGGCGGCTGAACGGCACCAATCTGGCCGGCGCCGACCTGTTCGGTGTCGATCTGCGCGATGCCGACATCAGCCGCGCCAACCTGATGCAGACCGATCTGCGCGGCGCCCGCCTGCGCTCTGCCGATTTCTCCAACGCCAACCTCAAGGGCGCCGACCTGCGCGCCGGAACGCTGGAGCCGGGCGGCACCGCGCGCCGCGGCAACGGCCCTGACGCGCAGGACGCCGAAAGCGCCCGCCAGATCCACAAGGCGGCCCTCGCCCGTCTCCAGAACGGCATGACGGCGGAGGGCGGCATTCCCACCGACTTGACCGGTGCGGTGCTGCGCGGCGCCAACCTGTCCGACGCCGACCTCAGCGGTGCGGTGATGCAGAACGCCGACCTTTCGGGGGCGGTGCTGACAGGAGCGGACCTGACCGGTGCCCGTCTGAACGGCGCCAACCTGTCGGGGGCGGCGCTGGACGGCACCCGCTTCGACAAGGCCGATATGGTCGGCACGCGGATGGCCGATTGCGACCTGTCGGCCACCCGGATCACCACCGCGCAGATGACCCGCCCGATCGACAGCATGGGATCGGAAATCCAGCGCGCCATCTTCGACCATGAACGCTGGATCGACAGCTTCGGCCAGCGCGGCCAGCGGGCCGATCTCGACGGCACCGACCTCAGCCGTGCCGACCTGCGCAACGTCAATCTCAGCGCCGCCTCATTGCGCGGGGCGAACCTGTCGGCGGCGGCGCTGACCGGCGCGCGGCTGATGATGACCGACCTGTCCGGCGCCAATCTGGAGGGCGCCAATCTGATGGGCGCCGACCTGTCCGGCGCCAACCTCAGCTATGCCGTGCTGACCGGCGCCGATCTGACGCGGGTGCGGCTGGGACCGGCGGCGATCAAGGATCCCTCGGGCCGCCCCACCGGCCGCTCCTGGGCCGCCAACCTGATGGGGGCCGATATGCGCGGCGCCCTGCTGGTCGGCACCTGTCTGGTCCAGGCCAACCTGTCCGACGCCAATCTCGACAGTGCCGATCTGGACGGCGCCGACCTTGCCGGCGCCAAGCTCCAGCGCGCCATGCTGCCCGGACGTCCGCCCCGCCGGGGATAA
- a CDS encoding sensor histidine kinase: MTAPLLLFGAVMVWQLDARDQAETEDALQSVAQSLSLAVDRELASQLRPLELLASLLQPNADDLRALYQETTTATHSQPGWLAMGMIDADTGRFVFHTHYPLGVQPLPPPRLDEITRRVIDSRHATIGGVLPPGGPPGRPSLILRAPIVQFDGTRQGDRVRYILSLALGLEGLSSALRTRDTPPEWTVTVVDPTMLIAARSHDAAAYLGQKVYASLEARIRAGSNRMFTGHNREGVEVHSVIHRSPETGWTVVLGVPSSIVQQKLNATRMTVIGGAAAACAATLMLALLVSRAYRRRRSAEEEVRRAREAVLIEQRRRLESEKEHAEAANRAKSDFLANMSHELRTPLNAIIGFAEALMSGIFGPSPPKHSEYLAAIHQSGRHLLDLVNELLDMAKIEAGKLELFPARVALDELLDDCMALMEALAMRKGVALTRSAVMPDLRVTVDGVRIRQAVLNVLSNAVKFTPPGGTVRVQASPGPGGSGAVIVIADTGVGMNADEMLIAMEPFRQVHNYLTKAESGTGLGLPLARRFVEAHGGSLTLDSAPGVGTTVTIILP; the protein is encoded by the coding sequence GTGACCGCGCCCCTGTTGCTGTTCGGCGCCGTCATGGTCTGGCAGCTCGACGCCCGCGATCAGGCCGAGACCGAGGACGCGCTGCAATCGGTGGCGCAGTCGCTGTCGCTGGCCGTCGACCGCGAGCTGGCGAGCCAGCTGAGGCCCCTGGAACTGCTGGCCTCGTTGCTCCAGCCCAATGCCGACGACCTGCGAGCCCTGTATCAGGAAACGACAACCGCAACCCACAGCCAGCCCGGCTGGCTGGCGATGGGGATGATCGATGCCGACACCGGCCGGTTCGTCTTCCACACCCATTACCCGCTGGGGGTCCAGCCGCTGCCGCCGCCGCGGCTGGACGAGATCACCCGCCGTGTCATCGACAGCCGCCATGCGACGATCGGCGGCGTGCTGCCACCCGGCGGACCGCCTGGGCGGCCGTCGCTGATCCTGCGGGCGCCGATCGTCCAGTTCGACGGCACCCGCCAGGGCGACCGGGTGCGCTACATCCTGTCGCTGGCGCTCGGGCTGGAAGGATTGTCCAGCGCACTGCGGACCCGCGACACCCCGCCGGAATGGACGGTCACGGTGGTCGATCCGACCATGCTGATCGCCGCCCGCTCGCACGATGCCGCCGCCTATCTGGGCCAGAAGGTCTATGCCTCGCTGGAGGCACGGATCAGGGCCGGCAGCAACCGCATGTTCACCGGCCACAACAGGGAGGGCGTGGAGGTCCATTCGGTCATCCACCGCTCCCCCGAAACCGGCTGGACTGTGGTGCTGGGCGTGCCGTCTTCCATCGTGCAGCAGAAGCTGAACGCCACCCGCATGACGGTGATCGGTGGTGCAGCCGCCGCCTGCGCGGCGACGCTGATGCTGGCGCTGCTGGTGTCGCGCGCCTATCGCCGCCGTCGCAGCGCCGAGGAGGAGGTCCGCCGTGCCCGCGAGGCGGTGCTGATCGAACAGCGCCGCCGGCTGGAGTCGGAAAAGGAACATGCCGAGGCGGCGAACCGGGCCAAGAGCGACTTCCTGGCCAACATGAGCCACGAACTGCGCACACCGCTGAATGCGATCATCGGCTTCGCCGAGGCGCTGATGTCCGGCATCTTCGGCCCCTCCCCGCCCAAGCACAGCGAATATCTGGCCGCCATCCACCAGTCTGGCCGCCATCTGCTGGATCTGGTCAATGAACTGCTGGACATGGCGAAGATCGAGGCGGGCAAGCTGGAACTGTTCCCCGCCCGCGTCGCGCTGGACGAATTGCTGGACGACTGCATGGCCCTGATGGAGGCGCTTGCGATGCGCAAGGGGGTGGCTTTGACCCGCAGCGCCGTCATGCCGGACCTGCGGGTCACGGTGGACGGGGTCCGAATACGTCAGGCGGTGCTGAACGTCCTGTCCAACGCCGTCAAGTTCACCCCGCCCGGCGGCACGGTGCGGGTCCAGGCCAGCCCGGGTCCCGGCGGCAGCGGTGCGGTCATCGTCATCGCCGACACCGGCGTCGGCATGAACGCGGACGAGATGCTGATCGCGATGGAGCCGTTCCGCCAGGTCCACAATTATCTGACCAAGGCGGAGTCGGGCACCGGCCTGGGCCTGCCGCTGGCCCGACGCTTCGTCGAGGCGCATGGCGGCAGCCTGACCCTGGACAGCGCGCCCGGCGTCGGCACCACGGTGACGATCATCCTGCCGTAG
- a CDS encoding phosphoadenylyl-sulfate reductase: MDAETRVKHLTDSYGMLEGAPLLAAMHGVFGGRIALLSSFGAESAVLLALAAEATPDFPVLFVNTGKLFGETLRYRDQLVKRLGLTDVREIGPTADDLAAGDKDGLLFNRDYDACCHLRKTVPLDRALATAGLEAWVTGRKRFQSATRAALPLFEAEGGRVKVNPLANWDKDRLEEEFTRRDLPRHPLEADGFLSIGCYTCTERVAPGADPRSGRWAGSAKTECGIHTTMIGTAR; the protein is encoded by the coding sequence ATGGACGCGGAAACACGGGTGAAGCATCTGACCGACAGCTACGGCATGCTGGAAGGCGCCCCGCTGCTCGCCGCCATGCATGGGGTGTTCGGCGGGCGGATCGCGCTGCTGTCGTCCTTCGGCGCCGAATCCGCGGTGCTGCTGGCACTGGCCGCCGAAGCGACGCCGGATTTCCCCGTTCTGTTTGTGAATACCGGCAAGCTGTTCGGCGAGACGCTGCGCTACCGCGACCAGCTGGTGAAGCGGCTGGGCCTGACCGATGTGCGGGAGATCGGCCCGACCGCCGACGACCTCGCCGCCGGCGACAAGGACGGCCTGCTGTTCAACCGCGATTACGACGCCTGCTGCCATCTGCGCAAGACGGTGCCGCTGGACCGCGCGCTGGCCACCGCCGGGCTGGAAGCCTGGGTCACGGGCCGCAAGCGCTTCCAGTCGGCGACCCGCGCTGCCCTGCCCCTGTTCGAGGCCGAAGGCGGCCGCGTGAAGGTCAACCCACTGGCCAACTGGGACAAGGATCGGCTGGAGGAAGAGTTTACCCGGCGCGATTTGCCGCGCCACCCGCTGGAAGCCGACGGGTTCCTGTCGATCGGCTGTTACACCTGCACCGAGCGCGTGGCGCCCGGTGCCGACCCGCGTTCCGGCCGTTGGGCCGGCAGCGCCAAGACCGAATGCGGCATACACACCACCATGATTGGAACCGCCCGATGA
- a CDS encoding DUF2849 domain-containing protein translates to MKAITANRLRDGEVVFLGEGGVWVESFAEAALFQRAEADAVLAEAKAKAEREQFGVDIYAFEVVEQDGVPVPATMRERIRTAGPTVRLDLGKQAA, encoded by the coding sequence ATGAAAGCCATCACCGCCAACCGCCTGCGCGACGGGGAGGTCGTGTTCCTGGGCGAGGGCGGCGTGTGGGTCGAGTCCTTCGCCGAGGCCGCGCTGTTCCAGCGCGCCGAGGCCGATGCCGTGCTGGCCGAGGCGAAGGCGAAGGCCGAGCGCGAGCAGTTCGGCGTCGACATCTACGCCTTCGAGGTGGTGGAGCAGGACGGCGTGCCGGTCCCGGCGACGATGCGTGAGCGCATCCGCACCGCCGGCCCGACCGTCCGCCTCGATCTCGGCAAGCAGGCCGCCTGA
- the cysC gene encoding adenylyl-sulfate kinase, whose translation MPHSQLRIVIVGHVDHGKSTLIGRLLNDTGSLPDGKVEQVREMSRKRGMPFEWAFVMDALQAERDQGITIDTTQIHFKTKQRPYVIIDAPGHTEFLKNMVTGASQADAALLVIDADEGALEQSRRHAFLLHLLGVRQVAVVVNKMDKVEFSSRRYEAVAQEIKDYLAELGLQPKAVIPVSARNGDNIVSRSEQSDWYLGPTVIEQLDAFRPQQTSPDQPLRFPLQDVYKPDDRRILAGRIESGRLRVGDTLHFSPTGASAKVVSIEAWNHPETVLSAQAGQSIGITLDKRIFAERGHIAHHQADAPTLAHRLSVRLFWLVSDPLVVGKTYTLKIATGEHRVTVEQVTAVIDVEDLSSTPGKAVRRNEVAEVVLRSRSPIALDLASDLPRTGRGALIDGNDVVGGCLVVEIEDAAAANITEVSHTVSLEERAQANGHKGGIVWLTGLSGAGKSTLAMALERALFDRGWQTFVLDGDNVRNGLNAGLGFSSDDRAENIRRVAETAKLFADAGMVVIASLISPLKSDRARARVIGGERFHEVHVAADLATCEERDPKGLYKKARAGEIAEFTGISAPYEAPDQPELVIDTDALSRSEALAQLLDYVDETLGKNSLKSEKELTYVI comes from the coding sequence ATGCCGCATTCTCAACTCCGCATCGTCATCGTCGGCCATGTCGACCATGGCAAATCCACGCTGATCGGCCGCCTGCTGAACGACACCGGCAGCCTGCCCGACGGCAAGGTGGAGCAGGTCCGCGAAATGAGCCGCAAGCGCGGCATGCCGTTCGAGTGGGCCTTCGTCATGGACGCGCTCCAGGCCGAGCGTGACCAGGGCATCACCATCGACACCACGCAGATCCACTTCAAGACGAAGCAGCGCCCCTACGTCATCATCGACGCGCCGGGCCACACCGAGTTCCTGAAGAACATGGTGACCGGCGCCAGCCAAGCCGACGCCGCGCTGCTGGTGATCGACGCCGACGAGGGTGCGCTGGAACAGTCGCGCCGCCACGCCTTCCTGCTGCATCTGCTGGGCGTCCGTCAGGTCGCGGTCGTCGTCAACAAGATGGACAAGGTCGAGTTCTCCAGCCGCCGCTATGAAGCCGTGGCCCAGGAGATCAAGGACTATCTGGCCGAGCTCGGCCTCCAGCCCAAGGCGGTGATCCCGGTGTCCGCCCGCAACGGCGACAACATCGTCAGCCGCAGCGAGCAGTCGGACTGGTATCTCGGCCCCACGGTGATCGAGCAGCTGGACGCCTTCCGTCCGCAGCAGACCTCGCCCGACCAGCCGCTGCGCTTCCCGCTGCAGGACGTCTACAAGCCGGACGACCGCCGCATCCTGGCCGGCCGCATCGAAAGCGGGCGCCTGCGCGTCGGCGACACCCTGCACTTCTCGCCCACCGGCGCCAGCGCCAAGGTGGTCAGCATCGAGGCGTGGAACCATCCGGAAACCGTGCTGTCGGCCCAGGCCGGGCAGAGCATCGGCATCACGCTGGACAAGCGCATCTTCGCCGAGCGCGGCCACATCGCCCACCATCAGGCCGACGCCCCGACGCTGGCCCACCGGCTGAGCGTGCGGTTGTTCTGGCTGGTGTCGGACCCGCTGGTGGTGGGGAAGACCTACACGCTGAAGATCGCCACCGGTGAGCATCGGGTGACGGTGGAGCAGGTGACGGCGGTCATCGATGTCGAGGATCTGTCCAGCACCCCCGGCAAGGCGGTTCGCCGCAACGAGGTGGCCGAGGTCGTCCTGCGCTCGCGCTCGCCGATCGCGCTGGATCTGGCGTCGGACCTGCCGCGCACCGGCCGCGGCGCCCTGATCGACGGCAACGACGTGGTCGGCGGCTGCCTGGTGGTGGAGATCGAGGACGCCGCGGCGGCCAACATCACCGAGGTGTCGCACACCGTCTCGCTGGAGGAGCGCGCCCAGGCCAACGGTCACAAGGGCGGCATCGTCTGGCTGACCGGCCTGTCGGGCGCCGGCAAGTCGACGCTGGCGATGGCGTTGGAACGGGCGCTGTTCGACCGCGGCTGGCAGACCTTCGTGCTGGACGGCGACAATGTCCGCAACGGGCTGAACGCCGGGCTGGGCTTCTCGTCGGATGACCGGGCGGAGAACATCCGCCGGGTGGCCGAGACGGCGAAGCTGTTCGCCGACGCCGGCATGGTGGTGATCGCCTCGCTGATCTCGCCGCTGAAGTCCGACCGCGCCCGGGCGCGGGTGATCGGCGGCGAGCGCTTCCACGAGGTGCATGTCGCCGCCGACCTCGCCACCTGCGAGGAGCGCGACCCGAAGGGCCTCTACAAGAAGGCGCGCGCCGGCGAGATCGCAGAGTTCACCGGCATCTCGGCCCCCTACGAGGCGCCGGACCAGCCCGAACTGGTGATCGACACCGACGCGCTGAGCCGCAGCGAGGCGCTGGCCCAGCTGCTGGACTATGTCGACGAGACCTTGGGCAAGAACAGCCTGAAGTCGGAGAAGGAACTGACCTACGTCATCTGA
- a CDS encoding DUF882 domain-containing protein: protein MMKDADARSITTARPSAGESHATERHHLDRRHLLRAGLGLAAVASAGGTLFTSEEAEAAALRAPPRVLSLVNLHTGERINAEYWSKGKYVRDAMRALNRVLRDHHNNSVHAMDPKLLDLVHALSRKINRRGPIEIISGYRSPETNAMLREADGSGVAQNSYHMRGMAIDLRVEGLSTRQLQRAALSLRGGGVGYYPDSNFVHVDVGPLRHW from the coding sequence ATGATGAAGGATGCGGACGCCCGGTCGATCACGACCGCACGCCCGAGCGCTGGCGAGAGCCACGCCACCGAACGTCATCATCTCGATCGCCGCCATCTTCTGCGCGCCGGCCTCGGCCTGGCGGCGGTCGCCTCCGCCGGTGGAACCCTGTTCACCAGCGAGGAGGCGGAGGCCGCGGCGCTGCGCGCGCCGCCGCGCGTGCTGTCCCTGGTGAACCTGCACACCGGCGAGCGAATCAACGCCGAATACTGGTCGAAGGGAAAATATGTCCGCGACGCGATGCGGGCGTTGAACCGTGTGCTGCGCGACCACCACAACAATTCGGTCCATGCGATGGATCCGAAGCTGCTGGATCTGGTCCATGCGCTGAGCCGCAAGATCAACCGGCGCGGCCCGATCGAGATCATCTCGGGCTACCGGTCTCCGGAGACCAACGCGATGCTGCGCGAGGCCGACGGCAGCGGCGTCGCCCAGAACAGCTACCACATGCGCGGAATGGCGATCGACCTGCGGGTCGAGGGTCTGTCGACCCGCCAGTTGCAGCGCGCGGCGCTCAGCCTGCGCGGCGGCGGCGTCGGGTATTATCCCGACAGCAATTTCGTCCATGTCGACGTGGGGCCGCTCCGTCACTGGTGA
- a CDS encoding nitrite/sulfite reductase, which produces MSATQLRKLSAIGRKYDRGYGHFTTRQNLQYNWIKLEDTPAILHELAEVDMHALQTSGNCVRNVTTDPFVGAARDEVVDGRVYAEILRQWTTMHPEFTYLPRKFKIAISGAESDRAAVRIHDVGLLARRNDEGEAGFSFYVGGGLGRSPFVGKLVREWVAEEDFVAYLEAILRVYNQYGRRDNIYKARIKILVHELGLEKFTQEVEEEFARLRGPKYRLDPEIVEGVRQHFAPPPFEELPDHSEALERAKASDPAFANWLAVNVAEHKAPGYAIATISLKPAGGIPGDATCDQMDLVADLAERHSFGELRVTHVQNLVLAHVKKDELYDLWKQLDAAGLGSANAGLIGDIIACPGLDYCALANARSIPLAQAISARFADPVRQRTIGELGIKISGCINACGHHHVGAIGILGVDKKGTEYYQITVGGDPTLTTAIGDILGPAVTETEAVDAIEAIVDVYLANRSNESERFIDTLKRVGHAPFKERIYAAD; this is translated from the coding sequence ATGTCGGCCACCCAGCTGCGCAAGCTGTCGGCCATCGGACGCAAGTACGACCGCGGCTACGGCCATTTCACCACCCGCCAGAACCTGCAATACAACTGGATCAAGCTGGAGGACACCCCGGCGATCCTGCATGAACTGGCCGAGGTCGACATGCACGCGTTGCAGACCAGCGGCAACTGCGTGCGCAACGTCACCACCGACCCCTTCGTCGGCGCCGCCAGGGATGAAGTCGTGGATGGCCGCGTCTATGCCGAGATCCTGCGGCAATGGACGACGATGCACCCCGAGTTCACCTATCTGCCGCGCAAGTTCAAGATCGCCATCTCCGGCGCCGAGAGCGACCGCGCGGCGGTGCGCATCCATGACGTCGGCCTGCTGGCGCGGCGCAACGACGAGGGGGAGGCCGGCTTCTCCTTCTATGTCGGCGGCGGTCTCGGCCGCTCGCCCTTCGTCGGCAAGCTGGTGCGCGAGTGGGTGGCCGAGGAGGATTTCGTCGCCTATCTCGAAGCCATCCTGCGCGTCTACAACCAGTATGGCCGCCGCGACAACATCTATAAGGCCCGCATCAAGATCCTGGTGCACGAGCTGGGGTTGGAGAAGTTCACCCAGGAGGTCGAGGAGGAGTTCGCGCGGCTGCGCGGGCCCAAATACCGCCTGGATCCGGAGATCGTCGAGGGGGTCCGCCAGCACTTCGCCCCGCCGCCCTTCGAGGAGCTCCCCGACCATTCCGAAGCCCTGGAGCGTGCCAAGGCGTCCGACCCGGCCTTCGCCAACTGGCTGGCGGTCAATGTCGCGGAGCACAAGGCGCCAGGCTATGCCATCGCCACAATCTCGCTGAAGCCGGCCGGCGGCATCCCCGGCGACGCCACCTGCGACCAGATGGACCTCGTCGCCGATCTGGCCGAGCGCCACAGCTTCGGCGAGCTGCGTGTCACCCATGTCCAGAACCTCGTCCTGGCGCATGTGAAGAAGGACGAGCTGTACGACCTGTGGAAGCAGCTCGACGCCGCCGGCCTGGGCAGCGCCAATGCCGGTCTGATCGGCGACATCATCGCCTGCCCGGGGCTGGATTACTGCGCGCTCGCGAACGCCCGCTCGATCCCGCTGGCGCAGGCGATCTCCGCCCGCTTCGCCGATCCGGTCCGCCAGCGCACCATCGGTGAGCTGGGCATCAAGATCAGCGGCTGCATCAACGCCTGCGGCCATCACCATGTCGGCGCCATCGGCATCCTCGGTGTCGACAAGAAGGGCACCGAGTATTACCAGATCACCGTGGGCGGCGACCCGACGCTGACGACGGCGATCGGCGACATCCTCGGCCCGGCGGTAACCGAGACCGAAGCGGTGGACGCCATCGAGGCGATCGTCGACGTCTATCTCGCCAACCGGTCGAACGAAAGCGAGCGCTTCATCGACACGCTCAAGCGCGTCGGCCATGCCCCGTTCAAGGAGAGAATCTATGCCGCTGATTGA
- a CDS encoding DUF934 domain-containing protein has product MPLIENGRIGEDAWSFIPDGEPVPNDRPVIISFERWQAERDSFEGRNARLGVRLKSGTLAGAIAADLDRFSLVALEFPKFRDGRGFSTARELRERYGYTGEIRAVGHVIPDQYLFLVRTGFSSVEAPEGTNPDSWANALKEITIAFQPSLDDTAPLSLLRRKLKVG; this is encoded by the coding sequence ATGCCGCTGATTGAGAATGGGCGCATCGGCGAGGACGCCTGGAGCTTCATTCCCGATGGCGAGCCGGTCCCCAACGACCGCCCGGTCATCATCAGCTTCGAGCGCTGGCAGGCGGAGCGCGACAGCTTCGAAGGCCGCAACGCCCGGCTTGGCGTGCGGCTGAAGAGCGGGACGCTGGCGGGCGCCATCGCCGCCGATCTCGACCGATTCTCGCTGGTGGCGCTGGAGTTCCCGAAGTTCCGTGACGGCCGCGGCTTCTCGACCGCGCGCGAGCTGCGGGAGCGCTATGGCTACACCGGCGAGATCCGCGCGGTCGGCCATGTCATCCCCGACCAGTATCTGTTCCTGGTCCGCACCGGCTTCAGCTCGGTCGAGGCGCCGGAAGGCACCAACCCGGACAGCTGGGCCAACGCGCTGAAGGAGATCACCATCGCCTTCCAGCCCAGCCTGGACGACACCGCGCCGCTGTCGCTGCTGCGCCGCAAGCTGAAGGTGGGATAA